A region of the Nocardia nova SH22a genome:
ACCCGGTGCGCGTCCAGGACGGCACGCAGAACCGGCTGCTCAGCGGATAATTCGCGGTACGCCTCCTCCGCCGATCGCCCCTCGATCTGGGCCTGGTCGAGTTTGGCGTACAGATGGTTGTCCCACCGATAACGCAGTGCGGCAAGCACTCCGGTGGGCCCGCCGAACAGCCGGTCGCTGTCGGGCAGGTCGTGGAACAGGCCCGGGGCGGCCGGATCGGCCACGGCGCGGGCGAGCACTTCGCGCAGGATATCGGTACGAGCGTGCTGGTCTTTCCAAGTCATCGCACCCGTTCCCCTCGACTCGTGCGTCCGGACCTCACAACCGGACACTGTGCGACTCACGCTACGGAGGCCGCGGCCCCGATACGTCGTGCCGCGGACGCGACTCGAGCTCCTACCACGGTAGGAGGCCGGGCCCTTTCCCGGAATGATGCGACGGCGCCGCGGCGGCGACTAGCCTTGATCCATGGACCTGACCAGCGCCCACGGTCGGCGGGGCGGGCCTACCCGGGCCGGGTCGGCAGCTCCGGGGCACGACCCCACCCACCCGCCGAAACCGCCCGGCGCGGTACAGCTGGCGGTGAGCCGGTTCGGACGCCGGATCGTCGATCTGATCCACGATCCCGTCGGCACCCTCCGGCGGCGCATCGAGGAGATGTCCTACGGCTATCCGGTGTCGGTGGTGATCACCGCCGATGTCGCGGTCACGATCGCCGCCATCGCCGCCGCGGCGCTGCGCAGCCAGTACTTCGCGACCGGGGTGCCGTTCCTGGCGATGCTGCTGCTGTTCGCCTGCTACCCGCTGATGTTCTTCTTCGATCTGGCGCCGAAACCGATGGTGTTCGGCCTGTCGGCGCTCACCGCGCAGGCGCTGTTCCTGCTGCAGCCGGTGTCACCCGACTGCTCGTCGCTGGTGCTGACGGTGATGGTGGGCATGATCGCGGCCATCGCGCCCAAGCGGGTGAGCGTGTTCTGGCTGGTGGCCGCGGTCGGGGAGATGCTGATCTTCTACGCGCTCGGCTACGGCGATCCGCAGGTCCAGGTGTACGTGGTCGCGATCGTCCTGGGCTGGATGGTCGGGTTGATGTTGCAGTTCCAGCGGCAGTCACTCGATCGGGAGCGGGAGAACCAGGAGATCCGCGCGGTGCAGGCCGCCGACGACGAGCGCCGTCGCATCGCCCGCGAGGTACACGATGTGATCGCCCATTCGCTCAGCGTCACACTGCTGCACCTGACCGCGGCCCGGCACTCGCTCGAAACCGATCGCGATGTGGACGAGGCCATCGACGCCCTGGGCGACGCGGAACGCCTGGGCCGCCAGGCGATGGCCGATATTCGCCATACGGTGGGGTTGCTGGACCAGCGTCCGTCCGCGACCACTCCGGAACCGGGGCTCGACGACATCGCCGATCTGGTCTCCGATTTCGTCGGCGCGGGCCTGCCGGTCGACTACACGCTCACCGGTGACACCGGATCGGTGTCACCGTCCACCGGGCTGGCGCTGTACCGCATCAGCCAGGAGTCGCTGTCGAACATCGCCAAGCACGCACCGGGCGCCGATGCCACGCTCGCCATTGCCGTCACCCGCGCCGAGGTGTCGGTGCGGGTGCGCAACACACTGCCGTCCGGACCGGCCGCACGCACCGGCCGCGGGATGGGCATCAGCGGGATGCGGCAGCGCACGACGGCGCTGGGCGGCGATCTGTCGGCGGGGCCGAGCGGCGCCGATTGGCAGGTCGACGCGCACATCCCGGTGCCGTCGGACCATTGCCGGGTCACCACCGGATTCGAGGACCCGATGGCGCTGGTGCAGGAGGCGATCACCGCGCTCACCCGTAAACGCCAGGAGGGCACGTGAGCGACACAGGAGGGGATGTGAAACCGGGACAGCTGCCGGTCACCGAGACCGAGACCACCAGCGTGCTCGTCGTCGACGATCAGGAGCTCGTGCGCGGTGGTCTGCGCCGCATCCTGCGCCGCCGCGACGGCTTCGTGGTCACCGAATGCGGTGACGGCGACGAGGTACCGGCGGCGCTGGCCGAGCACCGGCCGGATGTGGTGCTGATGGATCTGCGGATGAAGCGGGTCGGCGGCATCGACGCCACCCGCCGGTTGCGCGACCGCGAGGGCGCCCCGCCGGTACTCGTGCTCACCACCTTCGACGACGACAACCTGCTCTCCGGCGCGCTGCGGGCCGGTGCGGCCGGATTCATCCTCAAGGACTCCCCCGCCGAGGATCTGATCCGCGCGGTGCGCACCGTGGCCGAGGGCGGATCGTGGCTGGACCCGTCGGTCACCGGGCGGGTGCTGTCGGCGTATCGCACCGCCCGCCCGGTTCCGGCCGGAGGTCACGCGCGGATGCGGGAACTCACCGCGCGCGAACTCGAGGTGCTCACGCTGATCGGGCGCGGCCGGGTCAATTCCGAGATCGCCGACGAGCTCGGTATCTCGGAAGTGACGGTAAAGAGCCACGTAGGACATATTTTCGGCAAGCTCGGGTTACGGGATCGCGCCGCCGCGATCGTGTTCGCGTTTGACCACGGCGTGGTCGCACCCGGAGAATCGGCGTTCTGAGGGGCAGGCAACCCGGTGCGGCGCCGGGCAGGTTGGCCACCTTGCCCAGGAGTTGGAGGTTCACCGGTGGAAGTGCCGAGATCCCTGGCCGGTACCAGGTTCGGCCCGTACGAGGTGCGTTCGCTGCTCGGTCGCGGCGGTATGGGTGAGGTCTACGAGGCGTTCGACACCGGCCGGGATCGTGTCGTCGCACTGAAGGTCCTGCCCGAGCAACTCGCCATGGACCCCACCTACGCGGACCGTTTCCGCCGGGAGTCGCAAGCGGTGTCCGGGCTGGCCGAACCGCACATCGTTCCCGTCCACGATTCCGGTGAGATCGGCGGCGTGCTGTTCGTCGACATGCGGCTGGTGCGCGGGGAGAGCCTGCGCACGCTGCTGCGACGGCAGGGGAAGCTGGCGCCGGACCGGGCGGTCGCGATCATCGAACAGGTGGCCGCCGCACTCGACGCCGCCCACACCGCCGGGCTCACCCATCGCGATGTGAAACCCGCCAATGTCCTCGTGACCCCCTCGGATTTCGCCTATCT
Encoded here:
- a CDS encoding sensor histidine kinase, whose amino-acid sequence is MDLTSAHGRRGGPTRAGSAAPGHDPTHPPKPPGAVQLAVSRFGRRIVDLIHDPVGTLRRRIEEMSYGYPVSVVITADVAVTIAAIAAAALRSQYFATGVPFLAMLLLFACYPLMFFFDLAPKPMVFGLSALTAQALFLLQPVSPDCSSLVLTVMVGMIAAIAPKRVSVFWLVAAVGEMLIFYALGYGDPQVQVYVVAIVLGWMVGLMLQFQRQSLDRERENQEIRAVQAADDERRRIAREVHDVIAHSLSVTLLHLTAARHSLETDRDVDEAIDALGDAERLGRQAMADIRHTVGLLDQRPSATTPEPGLDDIADLVSDFVGAGLPVDYTLTGDTGSVSPSTGLALYRISQESLSNIAKHAPGADATLAIAVTRAEVSVRVRNTLPSGPAARTGRGMGISGMRQRTTALGGDLSAGPSGADWQVDAHIPVPSDHCRVTTGFEDPMALVQEAITALTRKRQEGT
- a CDS encoding response regulator transcription factor, whose translation is MLVVDDQELVRGGLRRILRRRDGFVVTECGDGDEVPAALAEHRPDVVLMDLRMKRVGGIDATRRLRDREGAPPVLVLTTFDDDNLLSGALRAGAAGFILKDSPAEDLIRAVRTVAEGGSWLDPSVTGRVLSAYRTARPVPAGGHARMRELTARELEVLTLIGRGRVNSEIADELGISEVTVKSHVGHIFGKLGLRDRAAAIVFAFDHGVVAPGESAF